One Clostridia bacterium genomic window, CGGTAGTGAGACGAACTGTCGAGCTTTGCGAGGCGATCTGGGTATAAAGAACTCCCCTTTGTGTAGCCCTGAATTCATGCTCTTTCAGGTACCTACCAAAGGGGAGTGTATTAAGAGGGGAGGTCATTCCATAATCCGGAGCTGCATCTGGGTGATATACTTGCTGTTGTCCCGCTCCACGAACTGGTCCACGATGTTGAAGTTTATCAGCTTGTGATCCAGTACGAGATCCCCGGCCGCTTCCCGCAGTTTCCGGGCGCTGTCCAGGATTTCCTCGTAGGGGCCGAAATGATAGCCGCAGAGGAATTTTCCCGCCGGAATCAGCGAGGCCTGGGGATAGCCCGGCTTCATGCCGGGAGCGTCGGGTTCCTCATCAGGGGAAAACAAATAGGCGCCGAAAGACTTGGTATCTCCCTCGTAGAAGACCACGGTGGGATAGAAATAGAAGGAGTCATGGCCGTAGAGCAGTTCCTCGCTGCCGATGGGTATATACCGGCGGTCCGGGAACTCCCTCACGGTGACGCTGTCTTTGGCCA contains:
- a CDS encoding MerR family transcriptional regulator, which codes for MKKTLTIGEMSILFQLNIQTLHYYDSIGLFVPAERDPETGHRRYEFSQVYQLAYIRYMRKLGYSLNKIAAYMESRDKVFTLDRLKEQSMILRKKWQELMNIETAIQRKIRFIEQEMQFVAKDSVTVREFPDRRYIPIGSEELLYGHDSFYFYPTVVFYEGDTKSFGAYLFSPDEEPDAPGMKPGYPQASLIPAGKFLCGYHFGPYEEILDSARKLREAAGDLVLDHKLINFNIVDQFVERDNSKYITQMQLRIME